In Papaver somniferum cultivar HN1 chromosome 9, ASM357369v1, whole genome shotgun sequence, the genomic stretch GATCATCAAAATATGGCAGGAAAGGAATACCTAATTTGGAGAAAAAAACATACATACTAACTTCATATTTGTACCGAAGAACTATGATAAAAAAaaggatatggatgtccaacggattttcaaaatTACATCCCGGCCGATCCATCATCCGATGGATCTCAAAAATTTCATCCACATCCAATCCACTAGCGAACGTTCCAGCACCCATCCGCAAAAATACCATGGTCCCATCTAAATCCGCGAATTTTGGGTCAAATGCTCACcgggaaaaacaaaacaaaaaatggaACCCAGTAAAATGTGAAGGGCCATCAAAAATCACTCCATCGCCTGTTCTAAATGGGCCTCTTCTAAGAAGCCTTAGGCCTTTAGGGTACATAAGTAAAGTGACCCGTCGTTATATATTCTTTTTGCTTCTCTCGCCGCGCAGCAAAGAAGAatctaaaaaaccaaaaaatggctTGCAGAAGAATTAACCTGATAAAATTGGTTAGACATTTATCGACAATATGGATAATCTTCACAGTGATATCTTAGCAAACATTCTTTCTCGATTATCTATTGAGGCAGCTCTGCATGGCGAACGTGTATGCACAACTTGGAGAGCAATCCTAAGTTCTAAAACTGATAAGACGGGTTACCTTATAGCGTTCTCTGGGGAGGTTGAATTTGATGGTAATCATGTCAAGGGACAACTTTTCTATGGAGATGAATATGATTATTATGATCCTTTAGAGATCAACTATTACTGCAACTCTTACACCACACTTACGAAGATAGAGCATGGCAGATTTATTCCAGAATTCAtggttggatcttgcaatgggtTGGTTTGTTTTGGAAAAGATAATAAAGATGCTCCACGTATATATCCTTTTTTAAGCTGCAACCTTTTAACTGGAGAATCTGTTTTTCTTCCTGAATATAATTACTCTGAATTGCCAAGGGATATATCTAGCGCAGGGCTTCCCTATCCTAATTTAGTAAGTGGGTTTGGCTATCGTCTTTCAACTAATAATTACAGGGTTATGACAATATATTATCACGAGGAAGAAGGGAGAGGACATGTTCAGATATATACTGTCGGAGGTGAGTGGAGATACTTTGGATTGATcggtccctaaactacgaagatgggaccgaaatgtctttaaactacgaagaggaccggaATATCCCTAAACTaagaagatgggaccgaaatgtccttaaactacgaaggggaccgaaacgtccttaaactacgatctgaagatttttttttcacaaaagtgttgaaaaaaaagaaaaaaagaaaactgaagttgaatttcttttgtccaaaatgggcattcgtgatctacatgctccatcttgagggagggtattaggaaataacaTATGAGAGTCTAGATTTAGGAGTAAGTTGTGTCGGTTCTAGAGagttctagaagagttctatttagagtttgtGTTATGTTAGGAAACTACGctttatttagggtttgattttattaggtaagtaccttgagtggtcgtcaagtttgtgaacaatataaatagactATTAAGCCATGAGAATTgatacaccgaattattatcaatgtagtcttttatgcttccgcgtttatgctctcctctctcttgctcgatctttaacatggtatcagagcaggttatttatgtcgagtcagttgaccgcacctttactccgcgtcacccgatttattgtccacgtgttagatccAACGAggatacacgtgagggggcgtgttgagattattagtcccacattatatgggcaattaagatcctgcggtttataatctcttaggacctctccactcattgccaattggttttgagttggatgcccgcagatttTAACAATACACATTCGACAATTATTCATCAGGTATCTATGCATATGGAAAACTTTACTGGTTGCACCAAGATACTTACGCACAAGAATGTGTGGTTGTGGCGTTTGATTTGGAAGGTGAGAAGTTCAATTATATCCCATTGCCGCGTTCTGGAGATTTTTCATGTAAAGTTCACGCTTCTAACCTGCTTAAGTTGCTTGGTGGTAATAATAAATTGTATTTGGTTCATAATAATAACTACCGCTATTCTTGCATCGATATATGGGTCTACGAGAGATATAATAAGAGTACTGGAACTAGTAGTAGTTACGCCATGAAAGAGTGTAATCTGAAACAAAACTATTCGTCACGTTGGCTTAAGGAGTTTAGCATACATAAGCCTTTATATCGTTCTAAGCCATTCTCAATCACAAGGAAGAATGAAGTTTTATTGTGGTGTCATGACACGACACtctgttgctatgatccaaagacTTCAACCTTAAACAAACTTTGGGATGATGAGGCTAATGGTACAAATTGTGCTTACATCGACACAATTCCGCACACACTGAGTGTTGTTTCTTTGAAAGCTTTGGGAGAAACTAATGTTACTTCTTTGAAAGATTTTGGCCAAGAAAGGAAGGCTAAAAGTGGAGCAGAAAATGCCCTTGAAAAAACGATCACAACAAGAGGTgctagaagaaagaaaaaacctTAATCATCCGAAACAAGACAACGATTGGTGAATTTCCTTTATGTTTACATTATTTATTAGTTACTTGTTTTCGAAATCCTTTATTTAGTTTCATACTGCTATCAGTCTTTAACGTTAAACTCTTTCAACTCAGCTTTAGATTTATTTAGTCTCATAGCAAGGTCAAGTAAGACTGAAATTGTGCGATCCAGATGCAGTCAATCTAGCTCGTTCTACCACATAGGTTGTTCTCTGATAAACTGTCGATAGATAAGaacatgaacatttttctagAGCATAGGATTGACGCACAATTTCAATACACCACAAGTAGGCAAGAACGCAAGGTCAAGCAAGACTGGAATACCTCCAGATACAGTAAGTGTTTTACATCACCATTTCAGTGGAACTGATTTCCAACTAAAAAACTTATAAACTGAAAGACAGAAAACATACATTAGGCAAGAACACAATTAAATATACTAGAATCTTGCAATCAACAGAAAATGggaaaaaaaatacatgaaaGTTTACAGGGATGTGTACCGTGTAACACATCCATAGGCCTAACTGTTGGATATAGGTCGTGGAGGTgatttgagttttttggataactCACGCCAAAACAAAGTCGGTGGAGGAAGTTGGTTTTATCCCAACTTTTAGTCGGCCACCAAGTTAGATTAGGATTAAGAGTTAAGATAACTCTTAACTAGCTTTCTTGATCCTAAAGATTAGGAACTTATTAGCTAAATTATGGAACCCTAATCCCTACCTATGTGtatataaatagcctagtagagaacctagaaaatcaaatcaaaagaattattttttctctcttagggtttatatgttttctcctAAACGATAATATTTAAATTTCTTatttttcccgaggattcaacctcgttaatttctcgtctcttttcttttccagtttgtgttctttgcaatatCTAGAGTATCATTGTGTGTAGATGTGCAAATTGCTTCCGCGGGGTTTTAGCGCAATAATTGGAATCAAGAGCTCGGGTTACGTTCTTGGAATTTTGGGTATTCGTAATATTACAGCAGGGGTACTTTTTTTTCCTGAAGTTATTTGAGGTAATTCTGATCTCAAAGTTTAGTTTTTTATCTTTATTGTTTGTTAAAAATGGTTTATTCGGATCTAGAGGAGCCCATAGAACCGTCGGTGTGCACAAGTAacgataaagaaacaaaagaagaaatactgcATTCTCATAGATCAAAACTGAAGGTTGAAAAGTTCACtggaaccaataactttggtttatggagaacagacgtaatggatgctcttgttcatcttgacttagaagaagctctagaaggtcGGCCAACAGAGATGTCTGACaagcagtggaacaagatgaataaattatgtctgGGTTCGATAAGTGGGTGTTTAGCAACAACAGTAAGCGTCaattatcagcacgagacttcagctaaggatctctgggaaaagctAGAGAAAGAATATCTTGTGAAGAACGTGGCAAATATGATACATCTTAAGAGgaatttgtatcgctataacatgaagaaagGTGCAAACAGTGACAGAGcacctagattcatataataaacttcttgctgtGTTGGTTAACTACGATGAGAAGATCAACGATGAGGAACAAGCTTTGTCTCTGATAAACTCTCTTTCTTAAAggtatgaacccgtgattaaagGTTTAATGCACGGCAAGGATAAAATGACATACGCTGAGGTCATTACAACATTATgtagtgaggagttcaggaagatggacCGTGAAGATCTGTCaagtgaagctaacagtgatttGCTTCTTAcaagaggtcgttcaacagacaGGAGAAAGTAGACTGGTGATTGTGGCAAAGTTAAAGGGCGTTGAAAGTCAAGAGCGTGTCTACAGAAGGATGAATGTGCATGGTGTCATGACTTTGGCCGTTGGGAtaaggattgtaccaagcgtAAAGATAGAGAAGGAGGTAACAACACGACCAAGGTGAACATTGCTAAGGCAAGTGATGATTCAGATGTAGCTTCGTATTTCTCACTGACTGTGACACCATCAGCTTGTATCGTAACTGACGGTACATGGGTACTAGATTCTGGTGCTACTTATCACAAATGTCCTcatcgggactggttctcaagcttcgagaagtttgatggagaagtacgtatgggGAATAAGCATACATGCAGGGCGATCGGGATTGGTAGTGTTCgaatcaagatgcatgatggtatggttcGGGATATGAAGGAAGTAAGGTTCGTACCTGCTgtaaagaagaatctgatttcgcTCGGAACTCTGGAAGCTAAGGGCTACAAGTTAGTTGCTGAAAATGGAATTCTAAAGGTAATCCCCGGATCgttggtaatcatgaagggcacacGACCTTACAACTTGTACCACTTAACTGGAGTACAATAACGGGAGATGTGTCTATTTCAGAACACATCAAGACTGCAGCTATGGAGACCACGAAGTTATGGCATATGCGGCTTACACATCCAGGTGATAAGTCGTTACATTCTTTAATTCGACAAGATTTGTTGAAAGGTGATATTGCCTGTAAATTAgagttttgtgaacattgtgCGAAAGGCAAGAAGACAATAACAAGCTTTGGCACAGCAATCCACAACACTAGTGGAGTTTTTGAttatgttcactcagatgtttggggtccctccaagaatgcatcattgggagggaaacattggttcGTGTCTTTCATTGAAGACTATTCTAGGAgcgtatgggtgtacaccatgaggcataagtatgaagtcctagaagtctttgtgaggtggaaaaaggcaGCTAAGAAtcaaactggcagaaagatcaaggtactacgttcggacaatggtggagagtacaaaagtgatccattcttgcaagtatgtcaggatgagggaATACAGAGGCACGTCACAGTCAAGAAGATACCGTAACAaaatggggtagctgaacgcatgaaGCGTACTTTACTAgagaaggtacgatgtatgttatctaatgccGGATTAGGTAAAGCATTTTGGGCGGAGGAAGTTACatatgcgtgcttcctcattaataggttgctATCAGCTGCGttagaaggtaaaactccgaCGGAGTAATGGTATGGTAAACCAACGTATGactatgactcaattcatatctttggttgcgctacttggtatcatgttagtgaaaacaagcttgatagccgtGTTGTTAAAGGGATTTTTATGAGAGTGAAGAAAAGAGTGAAAGGTTTCAAAATTTGGAATCCGTAGAGAAAAAGATAGTCATGACTAGAGACGTTACATTTGATGAAGTGTCTACGGTGAAGTCACGGGGTTCTCGGCAGGTGGAGAACACTACCAGTACCGGTGAGCCTTTGCAGaaggtggagattgatgcaactccactaTTTACATCTAAGTCTGTATTTGTTACGACTACTTCCGAAGGCGTGACGTCTATAAGGGAGGTAATTcctgaagttccaaatgatagtgacaatgtttatgaagaggaacatgaagCAGTGGAAGATGCAGAAGCTACGGTCACCGAGACCATAGCAACCAACAAACTGAGAAGATCAATGGATGGATGATTTCAtagcttatgcattaccagttaTTGAAGAAGGAATTCCAAATACCTATTTTGAAGCTATACACAGTGTAGAGCATCAATAATGGGAAGCTTCTATACAGGatgagatggagtctctttacaagaatggcacGTGGATTCTTACGATGCTTCCGAACGGTAAGAATTCCAGTGGGTGCAAATGGTTATATGCTAAAAAAGAAGGATCTCAGGTGAATCAATTacgctacaaggcaaggttagttgcaaaaggttatgctcaaagagaagggattgactacaatgaggtgttctctccaTTTGTGAAACATTCATTAATCCGaattttgttggccttggtagcacaatatgatttagacctagttcagctagatgtcaagacggcgttcttacatggtgatctagaagatgagatctatatgactcagccgagtgggttcaaagttgctggaaaagaagattgtgtatgcaAGCTGAAAAAATCGTTGTATGGGCTGAAGCAGTCTCCAAGATAGTGGTATAAGCGATTTGATCAGTTTATGATTGGCCagacatacacaagaagtcactagGACCATTGTG encodes the following:
- the LOC113311455 gene encoding F-box/kelch-repeat protein At3g06240-like encodes the protein MDNLHSDILANILSRLSIEAALHGERVCTTWRAILSSKTDKTGYLIAFSGEVEFDGNHVKGQLFYGDEYDYYDPLEINYYCNSYTTLTKIEHGRFIPEFMVGSCNGLVCFGKDNKDAPRIYPFLSCNLLTGESVFLPEYNYSELPRDISSAGLPYPNLVSGFGYRLSTNNYRVMTIYYHEEEGRGHVQIYTVGGIYAYGKLYWLHQDTYAQECVVVAFDLEGEKFNYIPLPRSGDFSCKVHASNLLKLLGGNNKLYLVHNNNYRYSCIDIWVYERYNKSTGTSSSYAMKECNLKQNYSSRWLKEFSIHKPLYRSKPFSITRKNEVLLWCHDTTLCCYDPKTSTLNKLWDDEANGTNCAYIDTIPHTLSVVSLKALGETNVTSLKDFGQERKAKSGAENALEKTITTRGARRKKKP